A segment of the Candidatus Komeilibacteria bacterium CG_4_10_14_0_2_um_filter_37_10 genome:
CAATTATATATTCGTGGTTCCTCAGGTTTTGGTAATTGGGGAATAATAACAATGTGACCATTTTTTTTCTAATTCATTTTTTAGCCAAGGAAACCAGCCATGTTTTGGTGAGCCATCCCAGCCATGAACGATTATTATTTTTGCCATATAATATGTGTTTAATAAATAAGATGTTTTGGTGCAGTATTATTGAATTAGTCCGAACGTATTTCGTTACCTACGGTGGCGAGGAAGTCCCCCCGCGAAAATCCGGAAAGGCGGCGAAGCCGCACCGCTGACAATTTCAAATTTTTCTTTGGTGGCATAAATTCTTAAATGCTTTTGAGAACAATAACTAAACTATCTTTCCTATCTCTTACAACTTTATGATAAACCACTTTGTATTTTTTCAAAACATTTTTTATCCAAAAATCTGGAGTCCAGATATTACGATATATTTTGTCGTGAAAATATTCCTTGTTATGATTGGAGCTAATTGGGACAGAAAAAATAATAAAGGGGCTGACAGCCAGCTGAATATCAATTGCTTTTCTAATTTTCATGACAGGATAATGTTCGAGAACTCCTTGATGAGTGATAGCACCAAAAGCTTTTTTTAAAAATCGTTTGTTGAGATTAAAGAAATCAAGTTTCTTAAAAGTTATTTTTTGAGAAAAATTTTGTGCGCTTTTTCTCGCCAATTTCAACATTCGTTCATCAATATCTATCGCCGTTATTCGATAGCCTTTGAAAGACATAGAGATACAAGTTCTGCCGAGACCACAGCCAGCTTCCAAAACTTTAGCAGGTGGTGGTACAAATTTTCCCAAAATTTTGAGAAACGCTTGGTCTTGCTTCAAGTTTTCTTTCAAACTCTCTTCAGTAAGAACAAGTTTCCCTTTTTCAAGGTAATGTTTGTACCAATCTATTTTCATAGGATTAAAAAATTTTCTTCCCCCAAAATTGAATACGAATTAGTAGCCAAGCAAGGAGAGGTGAACTAAAACTGCTTGATTTTTCTTTTCTGGTGCTCTCTGCAGCCTGCCTGCCGGCAAGCAGGGACTCGCCCTCAACTCTTCCCGTATTAAGTGCGGGACAGGCTACCCCACCAGTCGCTCGGTTCGGATTAGGCGCCGCCTTCTCCCTTCGCTGAAGCTTCGGGAGACAAGTGCTTTAATATTTTCCGGCTTGTCCTGACGCGAGTCAAGCAGTTGACTCGCATAGTAGGTAAATTATTTTTAAGCCATTCATTATCTTATGAACGTGGCTGCGCCACGAACCTGAACGAATGAACGTGGCTGCGCCACGAACCTGAACGAATGAACGTGGCTGCGCCACGAACCTGAACGAAGTGAATGGTTTGTGGTGCTCCCTGCAGGACTCGAACCTGCAGCCTTTTGGTCCGAAGCCAAACGCTCTATCCAATTGAGCTAAGGGAGCAAAATTTGAACTTATTAATCAGAGTAATTCAAATCAAAAATACTAGATTTTATAAAAATAGTCAATTGCCCGACCGTTGTTTTTTGTCGCAAAAAATGATATGGTAGAGTCGTTATGGTTAAAAAAACAGATGAAAATAGAATAATTGATAGCAGTTTGCAGAATGGTGATCAGATTTTAGATTTGACTCTGCGCCCGCAGTTATTAGATGAATTTATTGGTCAAGAAAAGATCAAGAAAAGCTTACAGATTTTTATGCAAGCAGCCAAGCAACGCCAAGAACCGATTGAGCACGTTTTGTTGTATGGACCACCCGGCTTAGGTAAAACGACCCTGGCGCATATTATCGCTAAGGAGATGAATGTCAATATCAAAGTAACTTCTGGACCGGCCCTAGAAAAGGCGGGCGACTTAGCAGCTATTTTAACAAATTTATCGGAAGGGGATATTTTATTTATTGACGAGATTCATCGATTAAATAAATTGATTGAAGAGGTTCTTTATCCGGCTATGGAGGACTATGCTTTGGACATTGTCATTGGTAAGGGACCATCAGCCAGAACACTTCGTATTGATTTGCCCAGATTTACTATTTTGGGAGCTACTACCCGTTATAATTTATTATCCTCGCCATTACGTGATCGTTTTGGCGCTACCTACCATTTAAATTATTATGAAGTTCAGGATATTAAAAAAATTATTCATCGTTCAGCAAAAATACTTAAGGTAGCTATTGATGAGGCTGCTATTGATTTAATAGCTGTTCGTTCTCGTCTAACACCGCGGACGGCCAACCGTTTAGTGAAAAGGGTCCGTGACTATGTTCAGGTTAAATCAGACGGATCTATTAATGGCGCCTTAGCTCAGGAAGCTTTGGAAATGATGGAGATAGATACTCTGGGATTGGATGCTATTGATCGTAAAATTATTGAAATCATCATTGAAAAATTTAAAGGTGGGCCCGTTGGTTTAAATTCTATTGCTGCAGCTACCGGTGAAGAGTCGGGGACGGTGGAGGAAATTTACGAACCATATTTAATGCAATTGGGTTTAATCATGCGGACATCGCGCGGGCGTGTTGTTACGGAAGCTGCCTATGAGCATTTGGGTTTATTAGCACCAGATAACTGGCAGGATAAGTTAGTTTAGCTATTTAGTTTTAGCTGGTAAATAAAACACTCACCATGGTTAACAGTGAGTGTTGTTCTTTTTTTACGAATTATCAAAAGTGCTTTGGCAGTCCAGGCGTAAATATTTATGTGGCCAGGAGTAAATAACTAGTCCAGTAGTTACCGTCAGGGAACCAGGACAAAGTTGAGCTAAATTTTTAGGTCCAAATTTATGACCAAATTGCGATTTTATTGTGGCTAAAATTTCATTTTCTATGCGGACAAGCAAATTCGGAAGAAAATCATTATTAACAGGCACAACATTCTGATAATTATCTGCGCTTTGTAATTTAACCACCAAAGATAGTGTCATTTTTTGGAATGGTAAATGCTCATTCATATCATTGGCTGGTAAGGATACTTTTATTTCTTGATATATCGGTATTTGTTTTATCTTGTTGTAGTAAAGCGGATAATTTAAAAACATTTTGTCTTTAGTTAGCAAACAGCCATTGATTACAGTTAGAAATCCTTCATGATTAGTAATCCGGTATTGGTAAATGAGAAAAACAATTAAGCACTGGGAGAGCATCAGAAACGTTATTAGTCCGAGCACCACGAGCACTGAAGAGCGATGGCTGATTAAAGCAAAGATCAGGTCGGGTGTAATAGCGATAATAGCAATGATCAATCCGCAAAGTATAGTGGTTAGAGCCGAAATAGATCGTAAAAATAAAAAGAAGTACATCAGGGTGATATTTTTTGTGTATCTATCAGGAACGATTGGTTTGGGCTGATAACAATTTAGGATACCAATTACCATGATAAAGGTGGTTAGTGGTAGTAATAGTATTAGCCAAGTTATCCTGACGTCTTGGGGCATTACTAGATAAAGTAGTAATGGAATGCAAAGCGTTAATATCGGCCAAAGATATCTAATAGCAGGCCTTATTTTTTGATTTTTCATATAAGCCTCAATATATTTTGTTGTAAAAGTTCAATTAAAGCATTAATAGTGATTGTAAATTAACATCAAACACCGCCGATTGTCAAACCGGCGGTGAAAATAAAACAGTTTATTAATCAATGGTTATTTAAGATTACCAATGAGAAATTCCGGTAATTGATCAGTAGCTTTAGGCTTTCCGTTGTGGGCGGTAGCAAACATGCTTGAGGCATCTTTACCGCAACCGTTTAAAATTTTCTCGCCACCGGGATGTTGTGTTACATAGCTAGTGACATTGTAGACTTGGCCATTAACAGCCAACCAGCAGTCAGTCGGACTACTGTGTTTAGCGACATCGCTTAAGGTATAACCAACGACAGTATCAGGAGCAGCATTATTGTTTGGTTGGGTGACGTTATTGTTGTTAATATCTTGTTGCCCAACCGGTGCCGGATTATTAACAATGGGCTTGTCAGCTACTTTATTATTAGTACAACCAGTTAAACCAAGGATGCCAATAAATAAAAAGGTAATTAGAGTGATTTTTTTAGTCATTTTTTTAATTATAGTTAATTAATCGGCTAATTATTTACAATTATGCACAATTAGTTTATTATAGGGGCAAATCTTAATATGGTCAAAAATCAAGAAAAAATGTTATTACACACCTGTTGTGCTCCTTGCGCCATTTTTGTCGTACAGCAATTAGTTGAGCATTATGATTTAACCATCTTTTTTTACAACCCCAATATTCAGCCCGATCAGGAGTATCAAAAAAGAAAAGCAGAAGTTGTTAATTGGGCGCAAAAAATCAATATCAAAATAGTAGAGAGCGATTATGATGTTGCTAGTTGGCAACAAATAATTAACGGGCACGAAGACGATCATGAAGGTGGCGGTAGGTGTAGTCTCTGTTTCCAATTACGCTTAAGCAAAACAGCGGAGTATGCCCAGCAACATAATTATGATATTTTTACCACCACCATGTCTATCAGTCCTCATAAAAACGCAGTAGTATTAAATGGCATTGGGGAGCAAGCTAGCAAAGAGTGGCAGATCAAATATTTGCCAGCTGATTGGAAAAAGCAAGATGGTTTTAAAAAGGCCGTAGTTTTAAGTAAGGAAGCAAATTTTTATCGTCAAGATTATTGCGGTTGCCTCTATTCTTTACAAGAGAGTAAGAGTAGACGAACCCTTAAAGAAAAATATGAAATTATCTGATTTTGATTATCAACTACCCAAGGAGCTAATTGCTCAACACCCGATGGAGCAGCGCGACCATTCACGGTTATTGGCAGTGACGAAAGACCTGGTGCGGGATGAGCATTTTTATGACTTAACTCACCATTTATCGCGCGGCGATCTTTTGGTCATTAACGACACGAAAGTTTTTCCGGCTCGGCTTTTGGGGCAACGACAGATTACTGGTGGCCAAATAGAAATATTTTTATTGCAAGATAAAGGCAATGGTCTGTGGGAGTGCTTAGTCGGTCATTCGCGAATCAAAGCTGGTTTGGTGGTAGAATTTGAGTATAAGTTACAAGCCGTACTGCAAGAGCAAGTTGATCAAACGTGGTTAGTGCAGTTCAATAAAAGAGGAGAGGAATTACGACATTTGATTAACCTCCTTGGTCAGACACCATTGCCACCATATATTAAGGCGGTTGATAGTCAGAAAATTAAAGAACAATATCAAACTATTTATGCTGATCATAGTGGATCAGTAGCAGCACCAACGGCTGGATTGCACTTTACTAAAGAGTTATTAGATACCCTAGCCCAGCAAGGAGTTGAGATTGTGCACGTTACTTTGCATGTTGGTTTGGGTACCTTTGCGCCAGTGAAAGTTGAAAATATTGAGCAACACCAAATGCACAGCGAATACTATCAAGTAACTAATGAAGCTTGGAACAAGATTCAACAAGCCAGAAATGAAGGTCATAGAATTATAGCCGTTGGTACGACCGCGGTGCGAGTTATGGAAACGGTAGCCAAAAATCAGCAGCTATCAGGCTGGACCAATATTTTTATTTATCCTGGCTATCATTTTTTATTGGTTAATGGATTGATTACCAATTTTCATTTGCCCAAGTCAACCCTCTTGATGTTAGTGGCCGCTTTTGGGCAAGACAAGTATGACGTGAATGGAGTTGAGTGGCTAAGAAATACTTATCAGCAAGCGATAGCGCTTAACTATCGTTTCTATAGTTTTGGTGATGCGATGTTGATTAGTTAGTAATATAGGAGTAATAGATTTTTTAAAGAAAAATATGACCACATTAGAATTACTTAAAGAACTTAGTTTATTCCTCAGCGGGAAGTAGATTTAAGAGGTGTTAAACGCTATAGTCTGTATCATACTATGTGGTACCGAACGAATTTATGGACCCATTCCCGACGCGTGGCTTGGATTGTAGAGGAATTGATTCCGACAGCACAGATCATATTAAAAAAAACATTGGACTCAGACAAGGCCATTGCTATTGCCTTAGTTCATGATGATGCAGAAATTTTATTTGGCGATATCCAGGCGGGTAATAAAGCAAAAATGAAAGACACTGAGTTAAAGCAAGTTGAACAATTAGAAAGAGATGCTATCGAATGCTTAAGCATTCGTTACCCCAGTTATTTAGGAAAATATGATTACAAATTACTCTTGTTAGATGTTTTGTCAAAGACCTCGTTAGAATCAATGTTGGTTAGTTGGGCTGATAAATATGATGCTTTTTGTGAGGCATTGCATGAACTTTATGCTGGTCACACACTTTGGATAAGTAATGTGGAAAATGAATATGGTAAAATACAGTTACCGACAGAATATTATATGAATTATTTTAGTTCATTTCAACAAAAATTTCCGATAAGCACTGATCTTTTTTTACAGAGTAACAGTTGGTGGAAAATTCCGGATGAACCAAAAATCTTTGATATTGTAGCACAAGGTCAAGAACACACAGAGCAGTCGTTAAAAATACCCAAAAATTATATTCCTTATGACCAGTGGATAGATCTGGCATTGAAAAAAGGTACTACAGAAGATATTATTAACCTGTATCTGAAAAAAGAAAAGTAATTTTGGCAAATATAACTATTAGAATTATCGGATATACTACTATGAGATATCAGAAAAAAATGTTTAGTATTATTTGGTTGCTTAACTTATTTTTTATTGTTCTACTTTGGTGGAACAATAATAGCGATTTATTAAATCAAGGATTGGCCAGTAATTTATTGGTCTGGGCGCGCTTGACTGGCTTGTTGGCGGTCTTTTTTGTTTTAACACAATTATTACAGATTGGCCGTATTAAATGGCTGGAGCCATATTTTGGTCACGACCGCTTAGCCAGACAACATCATTATTTTGGTGTTTTGAGTTTTGTCATGATCACTTTGCATTTTATTTTTTTATTGATCAGTTATGGACAGCTGTCTCATTTGGGTTGGTGGCAGCAGATAATGGATTTTGTGAATAATTGGGAAGAGCTGTCGGGAGCCATTGTTAGTTGGTTACTGTTCTTGCTTACTATTATTATATCCATAAGCATTGTTTATTTTCGCTGGCGTTATGAGAGCTGGTATTATTTGCATCTCTTAACTTATCTAGCGATTATTTTAGCTTTTGGTCATCAGCTAGAATGGGGCGGTGATTTACGTCAAGGCGTGATGGTCATTTATTGGTGGGCGTTGTATATTTTTGTTGGTTTGAATTATTTATACTATCGTTTTGTTTTAATTGTCATTAATTATTATTGCCACCAGTTTCGCATAACCAAAGTTGTTGCCGAAAATCATAATGTGTATTCTATTTATCTCAGTGGTAAACAGCTTGTTAATTTCAAATATAGCGGTGGTCAATTTGTCATTGCTCGATTTTTAGCAGCAAAGTTTTGGCAACAAGCGCACCCCTTCTCTATTTCTCAAGAGCCGGGTACTGATAATTTACGACTAACTATTAAGGCCAGTGGTGATTTTAGTAAACAAATAAAAAACTTGCCAGTTGGCACACCGGTTTTAATTGACGGTGCCCATGGAACCTTTGTACCACAGCAAAAGAAAAAACAGTATTTAATGATTGCCGGCGGCATTGGTATCACGCCCATTCGTGCCATGTTACCGGAGATTATTAATAATGGAGGAGAAATAATTTTGTTTTATACTAATAAGAAGGAAGAAGACTTAATTTTTGGTGAAGAGCTAAAACAGATTGAGCGAGGAGGACATTTGCATTGTTTCTATCATTTTACACAAGAAGAAGGATCACTATCACAACCAAGACTAGATTTTGTCACGATTAGAAAAGAAGTGTTTGATTGGGCCGAACGCGAAATTTATCTTTGCGGCCCCAAGCCCATGATTATCAGTTTATTAGCTCAGTTCAAAGAAGTCGGTGTGCCCAGATCGCATATTCATTACGAGTTATTTTCTTGGTAAATTTCAAATTGACGATT
Coding sequences within it:
- a CDS encoding Holliday junction branch migration DNA helicase RuvB, which encodes MVKKTDENRIIDSSLQNGDQILDLTLRPQLLDEFIGQEKIKKSLQIFMQAAKQRQEPIEHVLLYGPPGLGKTTLAHIIAKEMNVNIKVTSGPALEKAGDLAAILTNLSEGDILFIDEIHRLNKLIEEVLYPAMEDYALDIVIGKGPSARTLRIDLPRFTILGATTRYNLLSSPLRDRFGATYHLNYYEVQDIKKIIHRSAKILKVAIDEAAIDLIAVRSRLTPRTANRLVKRVRDYVQVKSDGSINGALAQEALEMMEIDTLGLDAIDRKIIEIIIEKFKGGPVGLNSIAAATGEESGTVEEIYEPYLMQLGLIMRTSRGRVVTEAAYEHLGLLAPDNWQDKLV
- a CDS encoding recombinase gives rise to the protein MVKNQEKMLLHTCCAPCAIFVVQQLVEHYDLTIFFYNPNIQPDQEYQKRKAEVVNWAQKINIKIVESDYDVASWQQIINGHEDDHEGGGRCSLCFQLRLSKTAEYAQQHNYDIFTTTMSISPHKNAVVLNGIGEQASKEWQIKYLPADWKKQDGFKKAVVLSKEANFYRQDYCGCLYSLQESKSRRTLKEKYEII
- a CDS encoding tRNA preQ1(34) S-adenosylmethionine ribosyltransferase-isomerase QueA; the protein is MKLSDFDYQLPKELIAQHPMEQRDHSRLLAVTKDLVRDEHFYDLTHHLSRGDLLVINDTKVFPARLLGQRQITGGQIEIFLLQDKGNGLWECLVGHSRIKAGLVVEFEYKLQAVLQEQVDQTWLVQFNKRGEELRHLINLLGQTPLPPYIKAVDSQKIKEQYQTIYADHSGSVAAPTAGLHFTKELLDTLAQQGVEIVHVTLHVGLGTFAPVKVENIEQHQMHSEYYQVTNEAWNKIQQARNEGHRIIAVGTTAVRVMETVAKNQQLSGWTNIFIYPGYHFLLVNGLITNFHLPKSTLLMLVAAFGQDKYDVNGVEWLRNTYQQAIALNYRFYSFGDAMLIS